From Aspergillus chevalieri M1 DNA, chromosome 4, nearly complete sequence, a single genomic window includes:
- the csmB gene encoding putative chitin synthase (CAZy:GT2_Chitin_synth;~COG:M;~EggNog:ENOG410PGZG;~InterPro:IPR029044,IPR014876,IPR004835,IPR001609, IPR027417,IPR001199,IPR036400;~PFAM:PF00173,PF13641,PF03142,PF08766,PF13632;~TransMembrane:6 (o722-742i758-779o1019-1038i1416-1437o1443-1464i1471-1494o);~go_component: GO:0016459 - myosin complex [Evidence IEA];~go_function: GO:0003774 - motor activity [Evidence IEA];~go_function: GO:0004100 - chitin synthase activity [Evidence IEA];~go_function: GO:0005524 - ATP binding [Evidence IEA];~go_function: GO:0016758 - transferase activity, transferring hexosyl groups [Evidence IEA]): MSNRFSVYSSASAGFPTGSPRPQQNMQVSTTTLLNALHSSYNTSQPYQLDAGASVVVNTWLNANQAATVDQELALRAWEHARRRAEDGCIVLCSIHQSTPSVLEPFLSTLPVATPGTAFTTLAALRPFLSAVTSFNPSYSLYPALAACYTLSLRGDVVGFSWALSTSGINIRKGLLDIPAEAGYRAFDVFYYLLTSASTPAEREFLGLKESSAYALLNKSGTYTPPSYLPTADDGAAAEDFRAALKAIGIKGASQRSLLSALAGLLKLGNATGFLVDQEDLEETCEDVGDLLGLNPEALLHKCATDDREVLIAGIYESLVDWVLRKANETIADEVQKTLEGHSNYSGQWSEEDTVSITIVDMPRPALGKAVAMRGVFDDTLGINAEMKEDGVPIPPVGHAVANDMNNAVAQVEADLGITTGAAWSEREHELDRKQTVLEKVIDDFEPDAFLRQVLLPVESEGISVGKRGRFDLPTTLGSSRVWYHISIHPTDDSPGVLNPLMPAAVWSASAVSRQLRDWKLSEWANRRLKEHDFTADFDMEEFVSRYARLGCLDGRDGIENWILERGWSNGDAFVGYQRIWMREGAWWEAETMLDLKPDESPASDPFAYGTGMFDNPFASNLNVANPIAESTSLLGSRDDLSHQKRHSTLAPPSIMGGAKSIAPSLPHTMNTGGDYGLGTKGDDRKWEPYDADYGQYTGELDPEYGDPKHIEKKEIPVTRRMWTAFVWALTFWIPSFALRYLGRMKRPDVRMAWREKVVLVFLILFFNALVCFYIIAFGDLLCPNKDKVWNEKQVGWHEGDDDFFVSIHGKVYDISNFWQIQHSDTATETTSSNMKPFAGQGLDAYFPPPLTQVCSDFVDDESITLQNNDTSAVLYPQAKHDCGPRSQSDTSTKRNKITWYQDVFLPKIKEYYKGDLVWKRSEVKKQAKTSSRYWVIVNKNIYDLTDYFYTLKMMNNIDTYDFLPTTVTDLFKNYPGTDVTDKWQDTDQFQKAQSCLDSVFYKGKVDFRDSPRCTVNNWILLSFTVLICAVVLVKFLAALQFGSKRRPAPQDKFVICLVPAYTEGEDSLRQGLDSLTALEYDNKRKLIFVICDGMIVGGGNDRPTPKIVLDVLGVDPKIDPPALPMKSIGQGSEQLNYGKVYSGLYEYEGNVVPYVVVVKVGKESEQNKSKPGNRGKRDTQILLLNFLNRVHYRAPMSPLELEIFHQINNIIGVDPELYEYCLMVDADTSVKEDALNRLVAACANDARIAGICGETSLQNQEQSWWTMIQVYEYYISHHLAKAFESLFGSITCLPGCFCMYRLRTADKGRPLIISDQLIREYADNDIDTLHKKNLLSLGEDRYLTTLMTKHFPAMSYKFVPDAYASTAAPETWSVLLSQRRRWINSTVHNLVELVYLKDLCGFCCFSMRFVVMVDLLGTIILPATCVYLGYLIYRVASHTGPFPLISIIILAGVYGLQAIIFILKRQWQHVGWMFIYILAYPIYSFILPLYSFWFQDDFTWGNTRVVIGEKGDKRVVAVEDEGFDPRSIPLQRWDDYALANSLPGRRGDYGVTQEKFYPGMYPDDNAMEMDDMHSNYSSVKPASTILTGFPGQNRNVNPYMPPQSPAPFGGNMPGNRNSHMSNFSRYTDQPHLGGIPSRPMSMSNLSHYQDNPMRMSRQSMGMAPSTENLLNSRPATQSPLAAGYHSRSTSAFDLHGGTGPDEASITEAIRSCLMEADLDTVTKKQIRALVETRLQTTLTGNKRAFLDQQIDQELANM, from the exons ATGTCTAATCGATTCTCCGTCTATTCCAGCGCCTCTGCTGGTTTCCCTACTGGTTCTCCACGTCCACAACAAAACATGCAAGTCTCAACGACGACTTTGCTTAATGCTCTACACTCGTCCTATAACACCAGTCAGCCATACCAGCTGGACGCAGGGGCTAGCGTGGTCGTGAATACATGGCTCAATGCCAACCAAGCCGCAACAGTTGATCAGGAACTCGCATTGAGGGCTTGGGAACATGCAAGAAGGAGAGCCGAGGATGGTTGTATTGTTCTATG CTCGATCCATCAGTCGACGCCATCCGTGTTAGAACCTTTCCTGTCAACGCTGCCGGTTGCTACCCCTGGGACTGCCTTCACAACATTGGCAGCTCTTCGCCCGTTCCTATCTGCAGTAACTTCCTTTAATCCTTCATACTCCCTTTATCCGGCTCTCGCTGCCTGCTATACACTGAGTTTGCGAGGGGACGTGGTTGGTTTCTCCTGGGCACTATCCACTTCCGGCATCAACATCCGTAAAGGTCTACTGGACATCCCAGCAGAGGCTGGCTACCGTGCATTCGATGTATTCTACTACCTCTTGACCTCAGCCTCGACGCCAGCCGAACGGGAATTTTTGGGTCTCAAAGAGTCCTCTGCCTACGCATTGCTTAACAAATCCGGGACCTATACCCCACCCTCGTACCTCCCGACTGCCGACGATGGTGCCGCTGCAGAGGATTTCAGAGCTGCGCTCAAAGCCATTGGTATCAAAGGTGCTTCTCAGCGAAGCCTTCTATCCGCTCTCGCAGGCCTACTGAAATTGGGTAACGCCACTGGGTTTCTGGTCGACCAGGAGGATCTCGAAGAAACCTGTGAAGATGTTGGTGACCTATTGGGCCTGAACCCAGAAGCCCTCCTCCACAAATGTGCCACCGATGATCGAGAGGTCCTGATTGCAGGTATCTACGAGTCGTTGGTTGATTGGGTGCTTCGCAAAGCAAATGAGACCATTGCGGATGAAGTCCAAAAAACCTTGGAGGGACATTCGAACTATAGTGGTCAATGGTCCGAAGAGGATACGGTGAGTATCACCATTGTGGACATGCCCAGACCGGCTTTGGGAAAGGCTGTGGCAATGAGGGGGGTCTTTGATGATACTCTGGGTATCAACGCTGAGATGAAAGAAGACGGAGTCCCAATTCCCCCTGTCGGACACGCTGTGGCCAACGATATGAACAATGCAGTCGCACAAGTCGAAGCTGATCTTGGAATAACCACCGGTGCCGCTTGGAGTGAACGGGAACATGAGCTCGACAGAAAGCAAACCGTTCTTGAGAAGGTAATCGATGACTTTGAACCGGACGCTTTTCTTCGACAAGTCCTTCTTCCGGTCGAAAGTGAGGGTATCTCGGTTGGCAAAAGGGGCCGATTCGATCTTCCTACCACCTTAGGTAGCAGTCGGGTTTGGTACCATATATCTATTCACCCCACTGATGACTCTCCTGGTGTACTGAATCCGTTGATGCCGGCGGCGGTTTGGTCTGCGAGCGCTGTTTCCCGTCAGCTGCGCGACTGGAAGCTTTCAGAGTGGGCTAACCGCCGCCTTAAGGAGCACGACTTCACGGCTGACTTCGATATGGAGGAGTTTGTTAGCAGATATGCCCGACTGGGATGTCTGGATGGCCGAGACGGCATTGAAAACTGGATTCTAGAACGGGGCTGGAGTAATGGCGATGCCTTCGTTGGATACCAGCGAATTTGGATGAGAGAAGGCGCCTGGTGGGAAGCTGAAACGATGCTTGACCTTAAGCCGGATGAATCGCCTGCATCTGATCCTTTCGCTTACGGGACTGGCATGTTTGACAATCCGTTCGCTTCCAACTTGAACGTGGCAAACCCCATCGCAGAATCCACGAGCCTTTTGGGTAGCCGCGACGATCTTTCGCACCAAAAGCGACACAGTACTCTGGCTCCTCCCAGTATCATGGGAGGTGCGAAATCAATCGCCCCGAGTCTGCCGCATACGATGAATACGGGTGGTGATTATGGTTTGGGCACAAAGGGTGACGACCGGAAGTGGGAGCCATACGACGCAGACTATGGTCAATACACCGGCGAGCTCGACCCCGAATATGGCGATCCTAAGCACAtcgaaaagaaggaaatccCAGTTACACGACGTATGTGGACAGCCTTCGTCTGGGCATTGACTTTCTGGATCCCATCCTTCGCGCTACGATACCTGGGTCGCATGAAGCGCCCCGACGTACGGATGGCCTGGCGAGAAAAGGTTGTTCTCGTGTTTCTCatccttttcttcaatgCGCTTGTCTGTTTCTATATTATTGCTTTCGGAGACCTGCTTTGCCCCAACAAAGATAAAGTGTGGAATGAGAAGCAGGTCGGTTGGCACGAAGGTGATGACGACTTCTTCGTCAGTATTCACGGCAAGGTCTACGACATCAGCAACTTTTGGCAGATCCAACACAGCGACACGGCAACCGAAACGACTTCCTCCAATATGAAGCCGTTCGCAGGGCAGGGCTTGGATGCATACTTCCCCCCTCCTCTCACCCAGGTCTGCTCGGACTTTGTCGACGATGAGTCAATCACGCTCCAAAACAACGACACGAGTGCTGTGCTGTATCCCCAGGCGAAGCACGATTGCGGTCCCCGAAGCCAAAGCGACACGAGCACCAAGCGAAACAAAATCACATGGTACCAGGATGTTTTCTTGCCAAAGATCAAAGAATATTATAAGGGCGACCTGGTTTGGAAACGATCCGAGGTGAAAAAGCAAGCCAAGACAAGCTCACGGTACTGGGTTATTGTGAACAAAAATATCTACGATCTAACGGATTACTTTTATAcgctgaagatgatgaacaATATCGACACGTACGATTTCTTGCCCACCACTGTGACGGACCTTTTCAAGAACTATCCGGGCACCGATGTCACGGATAAATGGCAGGATACAGATCAGTTCCAGAAAGCACAATCGTGTCTCGACAGTGTGTTTTACAAAGGAAAGGTAGATTTCCGAGATTCTCCCCGGTGTACCGTCAACAACTGGATTCTCTTGTCATTCACCGTTCTCATTTGTGCAGTTGTCTTGGTCAAGTTCCTTGCTGCTCTTCAATTCGGCTCTAAGCGTCGGCCTGCGCCACAGGACAAATTCGTCATTTGCCTTGTCCCAGCGTATACTGAAGGCGAAGATTCGCTGCGCCAAGGTCTTGATTCATTGACTGCTCTGGAGTACGACAACAAGAGGAAGCTCATTTTTGTCATCTGTGATGGTATGATCGTCGGTGGGGGTAATGACCGGCCAACACCCAAAATCGTCCTTGATGTTCTAGGGGTAGACCCCAAGATTGATCCTCCTGCGTTGCCAATGAAGTCTATTGGCCAGGGGAGTGAGCAGCTCAACTACGGCAAGGTGTACTCTGGTCTTTACGAATATGAAGGCAACGTGGTGCCCTACGTCGTTGTCGTGAAGGTCGGCAAAGAATCAGAGCAGAACAAATCAAAGCCCGGAAACCGGGGTAAGCGAGACACGCAAATTCTTCTCCTCAACTTCCTCAACCGCGTACATTATCGTGCACCGATGTCGCCGCTGGAGCTGGAGATATTCCACCAGATCAACAATATCATCGGTGTTGACCCTGAGCTGTACGAATACTGTCTGATGGTCGATGCGGATACCAGTGTCAAGGAGGACGCTCTCAATCGTCTAGTTGCCGCGTGTGCCAATGATGCCAGGATTGCTGGTATATGTGGTGAAACCAGTCTTCAAAACCAAGAACAAAGTTGGTGGACGATGATTCAGGTTTATGAGTACTATATCTCGCATCATTTGGCCAAGGCTTTTGAGTCACTTTTCGGGAGTATCACTTGTCTTCCTGGGTG CTTCTGCATGTATCGTCTGCGGACTGCTGACAAAGGCCGTCCTCTTATTATATCCGATCAGTTGATTCGAGAATATGCGGATAACGACATCGATACGCTTCACAAGAAGAACCTGCTCTCCCTTGGTGAGGATCGGTATCTGACCACGCTGATGACGAAACACTTCCCAGCCATGTCCTACAAGTTTGTCCCTGATGCCTATGCAAGCACAGCTGCTCCGGAAACATGGAGTGTGCTTCTGTCGCAGAGACGTCGTTGGATCAATTCCACTGTTCACAACCTCGTGGAATTGGTATACTTGAAAGATCTATGTGGCTTCTGCTGCTTTAGCATGCGATTTGTCGTCATGGTGGATCTGCTTGGAACCATCATTCTTCCTGCGACCTGTGTCTATCTGGGATATCTGATTTACCGGGTTGCCAGTCACACCGGACCGTTCCCGCTTATTTCCATCATCATCTTGGCAGGTGTCTATGGTCTTCAGGCTATTATCTTTATCCTCAAGCGCCAGTGGCAACACGTGGGATGGATGTTTATTTACATCCTCGCATACCCTATCTACAGTTTCATCCTGCCTTTGTATTCGTTCTGGTTCCAGGATGATTTCACCTGGGGTAACACACGTGTTGTCATTGGAGAGAAGGGCGACAAGcgtgttgttgctgttgaagatgaaggctTCGATCCTCGAAGTATCCCACTCCAACGCTGGGACGACTACGCCCTGGCTAACAGCCTTCCCGGCCGTCGCGGAGACTACGGTGTTACCCAGGAGAAGTTCTACCCAGGCATGTATCCGGACGATAACGCAATGGAGATGGACGACATGCACTCCAATTATTCCTCGGTGAAGCCAGCATCCACGATCCTCACCGGGTTCCCGGGTCAAAACCGCAACGTCAACCCATACATGCCACCGCAATCACCGGCGCCATTTGGCGGAAACATGCCTGGCAATCGCAACTCCCATATGTCGAACTTCTCCAGATACACCGACCAGCCGCATCTGGGAGGTATTCCGTCACGGCCCATGTCGATGAGCAACCTCAGCCATTACCAGGATAATCCCATGCGTATGAGCCGACAGAGCATGGGCATGGCTCCAAGCACGGAGAATCTGTTGAATTCTCGGCCAGCTACCCAGAGTCCATTGGCGGCGGGCTATCACTCGAGGTCTACAAGTGCTTTTGATCTCCACGGTGGCACTGGACCGGATGAGGCTTCCATCACTGAGGCTATTCGTAGCTGTTTGATGGAGGCTGATTTGGATACCGTTACGAAGAAGCAGA TCCGCGCTCTTGTCGAGACTCGACTCCAGACAACGTTGACCGGCAACAAGAGAGCCTTCCTTGACCAACAGATTGATCAAGAATTGGCTAATATGTAG
- a CDS encoding uncharacterized protein (COG:S;~EggNog:ENOG410PS1T;~InterPro:IPR009395;~PFAM:PF06320;~go_component: GO:0031083 - BLOC-1 complex [Evidence IEA]): MSTQPQPHPDSTPDPDHDKRTAEAKTAFTASLSSIGTNHDAPLRARASLLHANASALMKQENNVVQATEDLGRSNGELERVADKAREGLKEIGDVQNWAEVIERELLVLEEVVRNVEESVEEQEGGVGGHGDRDRDGGGGSSGEQRSGDAVGRGNGESNGWLRWW, encoded by the coding sequence ATGTccacccaaccccaaccccacCCAGACTCAaccccagacccagaccaCGACAAACGCACCGCCGAAGCCAAAACCGCCTTCACCGCatccctctcctccatcgGCACAAACCACGACGCCCCCCTCCGCGCCCGCGCCTCCCTCCTCCACGCCAACGCCTCCGCGCTTATGAAACAAGAAAACAACGTTGTGCAGGCGACGGAGGATCTGGGGCGGTCGAATGGGGAGTTGGAGAGGGTGGCGGATAAGGCGCGGGAGGGGTTGAAGGAGATTGGGGATGTGCAGAATTGGGCGGAGGTTATTGAACGGGAGTTGTTGGTTTTGGAGGAGGTTGTTAGGAATGTTGAGGAGAGTGTTGAAGAGCAGGAAGGTGGAGTTGGTGGGCATGGGGATAGGGATAGGGATGGGGGTGGTGGTAGTAGTGGTGAGCAGAGGAGTGGTGATGCTGTTGGTAGGGGGAATGGGGAGAGTAATGGGTGGTTGAGGTGGTGGTAG
- a CDS encoding ATP-binding mismatch repair protein PMS1 (BUSCO:EOG0926213Z;~COG:L;~EggNog:ENOG410PFR6;~InterPro:IPR014790,IPR002099,IPR042121,IPR042120, IPR014762,IPR036890,IPR038973,IPR013507,IPR037198, IPR020568,IPR014721;~PFAM:PF08676,PF01119,PF13589;~go_component: GO:0032300 - mismatch repair complex [Evidence IEA];~go_function: GO:0005524 - ATP binding [Evidence IEA];~go_function: GO:0016887 - ATPase activity [Evidence IEA];~go_function: GO:0030983 - mismatched DNA binding [Evidence IEA];~go_process: GO:0006298 - mismatch repair [Evidence IEA]), producing MATIKAIEARSVHQIQSGQVIVDLCSVAKELVENSLDAGATSIEVRFKSNGLDLIEVQDNGGGIAPENYEGLALKHYTSKLSTYEDLTSLRTFGFRGEALSSLCALSDFHVVTAQAHQAPRASRLDFEPSGKLKKTQVVAGQRGTTVSVEGLFKRLPVRRRDLEKNIKREYGKVLNLLHAYACIGTGVRFSVKNTVGKTKNVVVFATSGNPTTKQNIANVYGAKTLSALIPLDLALEFEPSTSGRRLVGGSQDGEVNKLQVYGHISRPVFGEGRQTPDRQMFFVNARPCGLPQIAKAFNEVYKSFNVSQSPFIFADFHMDTNAYDVNVSPDKRTILLHDAGAMIESLKTSLTELFESADQTVPQSQLNLKQHLLGSSQASVTSRKPPTRAPSPAGDTKDKEEVQNGVSDANEGAESPRNAQDRMRSFLGSLESSSRVDTSSPARSSIPDRPPESSPMVTPTRSVPVLSSKVHNTDHDDGEQSPSELPDETQDQPPTQEETEPEPSQYTANSDEPTSSQVDQPVETPNTVQNAFDRMRPRRMPAEVATITIGDRTVTSMVGSGIPKKRAADGGSSGFMWRKRRIHTPSRPGIFGRFSAPGTQSTEASEDADEKEEVEEDAEDAEDIRHEQSEDGSQLFVPDNKSDHAADDMEEQESPEHDAGDYIEPNTQVSAPDNMTEEEKKVHEDAEVQRLIHEAEEKAALPNENTANRVNKMNKGAAHKDSTVHLIGSINGSLCKIQYQMEQLQKSLRSHYPDTSAAQGADETVTSEQTAEDRLSLTVTKDDFARMRIIGQFNLGFIIAMRSSPKNDSDSGNKDELFIIDQHASDEKFNFERLQTETVVQNQRLVQPKTLDLTAVEEEIVLENRAALEKNGFIVDIDDSGNEPIGRRCKLVSLPLSKEVVFGVRDLEELIILLSETPSTATQSNTYIPRPTKVRKMFAMRACRSSIMIGKNLTSRQMEKVVRNMGTIDKPWNCPHGRPTMRHLMSLGDWDEWSEWKDAGDEGGDGETGIDEMDLWRSYFEMAGDDEEEDVE from the exons ATGGCTACCATCAAGGCCATCGAGGCCCGCTCG GTCCACCAAATCCAATCCGGTCAGGTCATTGTCGACCTGTGCTCCGTTGCGAAGGAGCTCGTCGAGAACAGCCTCGATGCCGGTGCTACATCAATAG AGGTCCGCTTTAAAAGCAATGGACTGGATTTGATCGAAGTGCAGGACAATGGGGGTGGGATAGCACCAGAAAACTATGAAGGCCTAG cactcaagcactacACCTCCAAACTGTCGACCTATGAAGACCTCACAAGCCTGCGAACCTTCGGTTTCCGCGGAGAAGCGTTATCCTCACTATGCGCCCTCTCCGACTTCCACGTTGTCACAGCACAAGCCCACCAAGCCCCTCGAGCGAGCCGACTAGATTTTGAGCCATCGGGAAAACTCAAGAAAACACAAGTTGTGGCAGGACAACGAGGTACAACGGTTTCAGTGGAGGGTCTGTTCAAGAGGTTGCCTGTTCGACGACGTGATCTCGAGAAGAACATTAAGCGCGAGTATGGGAAGGTCTTGAATCTTTTACATGCATATGCATGTATTGGAACGGGCGTGCGCTTCAGTGTGAAGAATACTGTGGGCAAGACGAAGAATGTGGTGGTTTTTGCAACGAGTGGAAATCCGACTACGAAGCAGAACATTGCGAATGTATACGGTGCAAAGACTTTATCGGCCCTGATACCTCTCGATTTGGCTCTAGAGTTTGAGCCTTCCACATCTGGGAGGCGTTTGGTGGGAGGTAGTCAGGATGGGGAGGTCAACAAGCTCCAGGTTTATGGCCATATATCTCGGCCAGTATTTGGAGAGGGGAGGCAGACGCCTGATCGGCAAATGTTCTTTGTGAATGCACGACCCTGTGGTCTACCGCAAATTGCCAAGGCGTTCAATGAGGTCTATAAATCGTTTAACGTTTCTCAGTCGCCATTTATATTTGCGGATTTTCACATGGATACGAATGCCTACGATGTCAACGTGTCGCCTGACAAGCGAACGATTCTTCTGCATGATGCCGGTGCGATGATTGAGTCTTTGAAAACGTCTCTTACGGAGTTGTTTGAATCTGCGGATCAGACGGTTCCTCAATCGCAGCTGAACCTCAAACAACACCTTCTGGGGAGCTCACAGGCCTCTGTGACATCTAGGAAGCCGCCGACTCGCGCTCCATCTCCAGCAGGTGATACAAAAGACAAGGAAGAAGTACAGAATGGGGTCTCAGATGCAAATGAAGGGGCCGAATCCCCACGTAATGCACAGGACAGAATGAGAAGCTTCCTAGGCAGCCTGGAGAGTAGCAGTCGAGTGGATACTTCGTCACCAGCTCGTTCCAGTATACCAGATCGACCACCTGAGTCATCCCCAATGGTGACCCCTACAAGGTCTGTTCCTGTATTGAGCAGCAAGGTCCACAACACAGACCATGATGATGGCGAGCAATCACCAAGCGAATTACCTGATGAAACACAAGACCAGCCCCCTACCCAGGAAGAGACAGAGCCGGAACCTTCGCAATATACCGCTAATTCTGATGAGCCTACATCATCACAGGTGGATCAGCCAGTGGAAACACCGAATACCGTACAGAATGCGTTTGATCGCATGCGTCCAAGGAGAATGCCGGCTGAGGTTGCTACCATTACTATAGGGGATAGAACAGTTACCTCAATGGTAGGAAGCGGGATCCCTAAGAAGAGGGCTGCGGATGGCGGCTCTAGCGGCTTTATGTGGAGGAAGAGACGGATACATACACCGTCTCGTCCAGGCATATTTGGTCGATTTTCTGCTCCGGGAACCCAGTCGACGGAGGCTTCTGAGGATGCggatgagaaagaggaggtcgaggaggatgCTGAGGATGCTGAGGACATCCGACATGAACAGTCGGAAGATGGCTCTCAGTTATTCGTTCCTGATAATAAAAGCGATCACGCAGCCGATGACATGGAAGAACAAGAGTCACCCGAGCACGATGCTGGTGACTACATTGAGCCTAACACGCAAGTCTCTGCACCAGATAACATgactgaagaagaaaagaaagtccATGAAGACGCAGAGGTACAGCGCCTTATCCACGAAGCCGAGGAGAAGGCCGCATTACCCAATGAGAACACTGCCAATCGAGTCAACAAGATGAACAAGGGTGCTGCTCACAAGGATTCCACCGTCCACTTGATCGGGTCTATCAACGGCTCCCTCTGCAAAATCCAATACCAAATGGAGCAGCTGCAGAAAAGTCTTCGATCGCACTACCCTGATACATCCGCAGCCCAGGGCGCAGACGAAACCGTAACCTCCGAACAAACCGCCGAAGACCGCCTCTCGCTGACAGTGACTAAAGACGACTTCGCCAGAATGCGAATCATCGGCCAGTTCAACCTCGGTTTCATCATAGCCATGCGGTCGTCTCCAAAGAATGACTCGGACTCCGGTAACAAAGACGAActcttcatcatcgaccAACACGCCTCAGACGAAAAGTTTAACTTCGAGCGTCTCCAAACTGAAACCGTCGTCCAGAACCAGCGTCTCGTCCAACCAAAGACCCTCGACCTAACTGCGGTCGAAGAGGAAATCGTGCTGGAGAATCGCGCTGCACTTGAGAAGAACGGGTTCATAGTGGACATCGATGATAGCGGAAATGAGCCTATCGGACGACGATGTAAACTCGTCTCTCTACCGCTGAGCAAGGAAGTTGTCTTCGGCGTTCGTGATCTCGAGGAACTCATCATCTTATTATCCGAAACACCCTCGACGGCGACCCAATCGAATACCTACATTCCCCGACCTACTAAAGTACGCAAAATGTTTGCCATGCGTGCATGTCGATCTAGCATCATGATCGGAAAGAACTTGACTTCGCGGCAGATGGAGAAGGTGGTGAGGAACATGGGGACTATCGATAAACCGTGGAACTGTCCGCATGGGCGGCCGACAATGAGGCATCTGATGAGTTTGGGAGATTGGGATGAATGGAGTGAGTGGAAAGACGCTGGAGACGAGGGTGGCGATGGAGAGACTGGGATAGATGAGATGGATCTCTGGAGGAGTTATTTCGAGATGGCgggtgacgatgaagaagaggatgtcgaATAG